Below is a genomic region from Paludicola sp. MB14-C6.
TGGAGAAATCCCTAGCAATAAAGTATACGAGGATGAAACAGTATTGGCGTTTCACGATATTACTCCACAAGCACCTGTTCATGTGTTGGTCATTCCAAAACAGCATATCAGTAGTATGGCAGATATTACTGCTGAAAACAGTGCTGTTGTGGCGCATATCAGTGAAGTAATTGCAAGTTTGGCAAAAGAGTTAGGCTTGGAAAATGGATTTCGTGTGATTACGAATTCCGGAGAAGACGGAGCGCAATCAGTTAAGCATTTGCATTTTCATGTATTAGGCGGAAAGAAACTAACTGAAAAAATGGCATAATAAAACCCTTTTGAAACAGATTCTAATATAGCATCGTTGTAAAGGTGGTAATTTTATGACGCGACCAATGATTACAGTAGGAA
It encodes:
- a CDS encoding histidine triad nucleotide-binding protein, which codes for MDCIFCKIANGEIPSNKVYEDETVLAFHDITPQAPVHVLVIPKQHISSMADITAENSAVVAHISEVIASLAKELGLENGFRVITNSGEDGAQSVKHLHFHVLGGKKLTEKMA